gtttgtacgctatatttttgttaataaaatctttttaataataataattaatgtttaacattatatttacttttataattacaaatattatacaaataaatacaatctatataatatacaaggaagaaaaataatttatttaattttataaatttatttaattgatattatttggGTTTTGGGTACGACTTGTTGTTGTTACTTAACAGAACCTTTACTTCGTATCGAATGCCAATATTGTAATAATGGTTCACGATTCTGCCAAATATATGTGTTACCCCAATACGCCCATGCACTgaaatccaaaattatttttattaaataaagagtGTTCGATcttttaacacaaataattgATGGTGGAAAAGGCGTGAAAGTTCAAAAGAAAAGTGTACTAGATTAAGAAAATTGATcgcgttaaaataaaattgacaaattctgagtctatgaaaaaaataggccaaatctgtcgataagtgctttcatgttgaaaataccttaaacaagccgtggatagagtTTGGTGCGACCTTTGAGGTCGACACGAATAACTTACCAGCATAATAAAAagatacacaaaatttaaaaaatcaaaaactcgaTCGGCTCGAAGCGACTTGACCGAATgctatgaaattcttttcggaacATATTGCCATTAATACGCTTCGTTCAGTACCTCAATAAAGTCGATATTACTTTTTGTTCGTACGAAATCGGTCAGGGAaaatcgacacctcaacgaagacGATATCAACGACGAAAACAATGTGTGCTGACGTAcgtacgcacacacacacatacgtctctaaacgtaaagatatgttgaaaaattcgatttcgaaTCGGACCcattatattaactttttaaagtgggaagtaaataataagtaaatttaagaaaaaaaaagaaaaagttacaTACATTCCCCATAAAGCACCTCCTAAATGCGCCGCATGATCAAATAATTTCCAACCTAAAACTGCTCCCGTTAAATCAAGCGCAACAATTGCTTTGATagcctaaaataaaaaatttcttgtatgatcaaacaaaaaaataaaaggctTAATAAAAACTTACCGAACCAGCAGAGAATGTTAAAAacggtaaaaatattattcctaATGTTGTATCTGGATATTGAGTACAAACGAATCCTAAAACTGCCATAATTGCACCtgactaaaatttataaaaattaatttattcttttatacaTTACTCAGTTTGGGTGCCATTTTTTTCGCTTTTCTTCAGAGGGAGgagaaaattatttcagtgttgtctaaaatgataagaaatttacaattgaaatgTCTGGATAGCCTCACGATATCCACTTTTTGAAGAGTGTTTATATCGGCGAATAACTCCTTTATTCTAGCCAAAAGTTATATAATTTTCGAAGCCCCCTCCGAAGTATAAACGGGAAAATGGGGCACTTTGatcttaatttaataaatatttgtaaaaaactaacCGCTCCTAAAGATAATCCTGGTTGTTTAACCATCACTTTGTATACGTAACTAGTAAAACTGGAAATAACACCTGCGCTTAAATACAATGCTAAAAACTGTTCTTTACCAAGGGCACTTACAGCTcctagaaaaattaaacaaacttaCTTTTAAACTCGGTACAGCTATTTTAAAGCAGTACAGCTAGGGAGATGTTATAGAGAAAATAAGAGAATAATAAGGGGTGCCCAAGAGAGGATTTGTATAGTAACctgagcgcgtcagattaagacgTGAGGGGTTTCTTGGATCTTCCTTAGTACCTCCGCCActtacgaagtttcaagtatgtattgatcatttgCCAAAAAGGATGCTGTACCGCGGACTATTAAGGCTTAATTATGGATAACCAGGCTACTCAGGTGGTCTTTAGAAAAGAGGTTCACCACTTGGCATATGAGCACCCCACGTGTcccattttaattataaaatctcGTTAGCTAGTGGAAGAAATAAATACCTGTACTAAAGCTATGTAAAACATACATATTTGCCATTAAATGAAATGCCGAATAATGACTAAACGTTGACAAGACCATGGGCCAACATTGTGCCTTACTGGCTGGATTCGAACAAAAATAACGTATTAACATTGGTTGAAGTGAACGAACACGCCACGCACAAAATACTGCTACGTTTGCTGCACATattggtacaaataatttctgtCCTTCAGTTAAACTATTCCACCATCGATTAAATTCATTACGTAATTCGCCGGCATGTTGTTGAGGCTGCGGGAAAATAATCTGtgtgattttgttaaaaatgtatttaggaaaataggaaaaaaatgtttaaattaggAATTAATACAATGGAAATAAATATCTAACAGGAAAACAGTAGgttattccactatttttgaaaaagtgctttaaaaagttgattttgttaataaaaagccaccaaaaatttatttcggaaaaatacacacgctttcttgccaaaaacttaaattttaaactgtcaaaaacgcgggcatccaatttgatgacgtaatatcggtatcattatatgaaataacacaaataagtttgacagatatattcatagacatctgattataataaatataaatacttattatctatggatatattatacccaactgtctacactgaactaactgatggtctatgactcataccgatatgacatcacagcagggcttacccgcgttttaggtcacgtgatatacagtttaaaaattacgatttttaattttaatattttaaaagaaaaatgtgcttttatgattcgaaatcagaatatttaagtttttacaaCCGAATAATCAAAtggggaaaatttcaaagatgcattaattttttccttttagatattcCGTTTAATTGTACAATAAGCTTATAagagtttatataaataaactgttCGATTTGTTGGCCGTATTTTCGGTGAACAAAAAGGATGTGATATGGTGAGTGAAAGAAAGGATTTGGAcaacatttgaaataaattgaattcgTTACGTACTCGTTTGACTTGCTTGTTTAaccaattaaaattcaaattttttctcatttctaAAGCATGAGCCCTCATATTTTCGTACTGCCATATTGCTGCTCCGGCAAAACTCGCACCACTAAACTACATATATGTACAAAATGATTTACTCGTAAAAATTTCGTTCGACTATAAAACATAATACTCCGAAAATAcccaattttcattcaaaatagtTAAATCCTTCGAAATTGAGTCAAGAGCTAACAATCTTACATGAAATTTGAGTAAATTACGTCATAATTTGAGTATCTgttgttaaaatgtttaaaatgatttaaaacaagTTCTACTAAATAGATTTAGTAGAAATTGATAACTTACGGCAACTGTAAATCCAAATGGTTTCcataaatttgcaaaatttacgGGTCCACTATCATATCGAGTATTTTCGAATGGTGTTATCGAATCTTTTATGGcatcatttgatgaattttgttttcttcgaaaatttctacttatattatttatagaattccattttttattgcctttactaaaataaaacacacacacaagtTAAAAGGGCAGTCTTATAAATATAACCTAACTTTTTTTTCccctaaaaaaacataaaaatacaaaccaaactaatatgaaattttcaaaacaagcTGTCCTTTGTAACgccataatattaaaaaataaattttttttattagaaataaaagaaattttccttGAGGTTATATTGTTGACAgttctttaaaatcattttgattcTTGAGGTGGTGGTAGAATTCAACCAATGAGATTCATAGctgtctatttaaaaatttattttccaaaaatatttcgctgaataattttgaattcgaAATTGGAAGCGGGATACAAGCAATTCTATAAAtctgtaaatttgtttttaaattcaaacgTTGGgagttttatttgtaaaatgactatattttctaattttatgacttttggtaccaattttttggcaaaaattttatttattaatttgagtttttaataatttttgaaatataaaaatttatattctaattaAATAGAAGCATTCAGGAATAATATATGAGTTTCCATAGTTTTCTTATTTCtagtttttggatttttaaccCCCGGACCAAAAAAGTGGTGTTTGACCGctttgtctgtggcattgtagcgcctaaacggatgaaccgatttaaattttatttgtttcgtttgaaagataatttaatggggagtgttcttagctatgtttcaacttgaaagtttagggttccgtactcagAACAACTAACAAATAGTGAGAGAGTTCtcagatacgtttcaagtgtgagtttaggattctttacccgaaaaatttgtcggggattgtaaaattttgtaaattccactTGTATACAGGcccaaatactctaataattgTTGATGTAGGACAAGGTTCTGGAGAGAggttaatttgtataatatgagGAAAACCGAATAAGATTTGTCGacttattaatatatttgagaTTGAGATCCTAAGAAACTTATAAATACCCATTTTGCCAGGATGAAAATTCCCATTTTTATCCCCTACACTTATATGggaatgaaaaaacaaaatctatcTGATCGGAACTGtgccaaaaatttattatttatcttcatctctcttaatcaatttttcaaagggAATTCTGCCTGAATTGTTTAGGCAAATATCgctagttttataatattttacgtcaattattattataaataaaaatttccatcataattatataaaatgttaagtaaaaaaatgttttattaataaaaattataggcaTTACATTcatgttaaatgaaaatataacattttaactaaaacaaatttgatttatttttatcataaatgaaaaaaaaattttaattttttcaactaatcttaggttaggttagagtaactgtcctgggatgggacacacttagaacATAAGGTCAGTTGTattaccgaaaaagggttggcccatccccggccactacttcatgaaccatttggagctgtttaagaacagcaggagagctttgacgtagACGGGCTCTAGGTCGGAAAGATCGTCAAAGAGACGCTAGCTCTTATAAGTCcttctcctcatggcaagaggtgggcagtgacagagaagatgagacattatctcctcctcctcaccattGTGACAGCTCCTTGCAGtcgtcgtgatacactgccaggccccaGGTGGTCAACATGCCTGCCGCTCAACCAGTAAGAACTAACCTtgaacatattataaatattcatcaaaCAATATTACTTcagtaaaatttactaaaattgttTGCTACTTAAATGTTACATGTACTGATCTGAGCTACGTTAAATGAGTAACAttactatattttttgatttaaattatggAGCTCCTTTCCATTGCTCATAAGTCAGTCACTTGAGATCACAATGAAAAAAGCTCTTCCAAAAATTGTTACTATGCTCTATTCAGAACATAGTATacgcaaatataaaatttgaatactaAAATTGAACAGGCttcaatatataaatgttatatttcaACATACTAATTACGCGAGGACTAAAATTTGtgtatgataaattattatctacatATGATGTAGTTGTTATgctattacatatattattcgcatcgtgcgtgagttttattggaggcgtttccatggtaacggtacactattttaaatatacaattgtatggatgcatatataattgtatggattgcatttatgacttacattgaaaatttaatattattgtttcacaaatttaaataaataattatgataatttacatttgaagaataatgtttgtgcaatttgatttcttcttTCACAATTtgttaatgcattaagtttaattaattagtgtttttcattaattttaatttgacattttctataacattaacatgtaaagaattgcaaattagtcataacagcctcctttatcgcccgggctccaggtcggagaggtcgtcaaagaaaggctgggtCTTGTAAGTCtttctcctcatgacaagagtaGGGCAGTGAAAGAGAAAATGAGACATTATCTCCTACTCCTCACCACTGTAACAGCTCcttgcagtagtcgtgatagaTACACTGGCCAGGCCCAGGTGGTCATCATggctgccgcccaaccagtaaGAACTAACCttcaacatattataaatatattcatcaaaCAATATTACTTTAGTGTAATTAACTAAAATTGTTTGCTACATTAAATGAGTaactttactatattttttgatttaaattatggAGCTCCTTTCCATTGCTCATAAGTCAGCCACTTGAGATCACAATGAAAAGAGCTcttccaaaaattattactatGCTCTATTCAgaacatagtatattaaaaatgaaacattggAAAATCTAGATTTACACTTGCAAATCCCAA
This genomic interval from Chrysoperla carnea chromosome 1, inChrCarn1.1, whole genome shotgun sequence contains the following:
- the LOC123290385 gene encoding presenilins-associated rhomboid-like protein, mitochondrial — protein: MVELLRALESWFGQNSFSSNSHYSNAPFRRNIDFNSLFYQKPLSPTEQMVSQLFERWNLLTDGQKLFIPILAANLIVFGLWQLQSWKPFMIKYFTSSPRSNLNPLQKFLTSILTSFSHFTPLHLLQNMYTLYNFMSVSVDAMSATQFLLLYLTAALVSNTASDLFKTIRGQENVLSVGASGSIMAVVAYVYSLLPDAASAIKTILYYQMAGLIAQTDNTDYAAHLGGALWGMLVLTGWAAAMMTTWAWPVYLSRLLQGAVTVINNISRNFRRKQNSSNDAIKDSITPFENTRYDSGPVNFANLWKPFGFTVAFSGASFAGAAIWQYENMRAHALEMRKNLNFNWLNKQVKRPQQHAGELRNEFNRWWNSLTEGQKLFVPICAANVAVFCAWRVRSLQPMLIRYFCSNPASKAQCWPMVLSTFSHYSAFHLMANMYVLHSFSTGAVSALGKEQFLALYLSAGVISSFTSYVYKVMVKQPGLSLGASGAIMAVLGFVCTQYPDTTLGIIFLPFLTFSAGSAIKAIVALDLTGAVLGWKLFDHAAHLGGALWGIAWAYWGNTYIWQNREPLLQYWHSIRSKGSVK